From the genome of Virgibacillus siamensis, one region includes:
- the sigI gene encoding RNA polymerase sigma factor SigI: MMKRSSKDKHLNELIAFAQQGDADIQNELLEKYQPFIAKCVSEVCKRYIDVKKDDEFSIGLAAFNEAILSYSPEKGSSFLSFSKLVVKRKVIDYIRYVQKTPVAASLDESYDEEQMENPTEIVAVKEIYQKEQESWYRREEIFDFQEKLRTFKLSMAELTEVSPKHRDARDSAILVAKILYKDPMLRQYVQQKKKLPIKDLEKKVDVSKKTLERNRKFILAIFIILSEDYLYLKEYLKGVG, encoded by the coding sequence ATGATGAAACGGTCATCAAAAGACAAACACCTTAACGAGCTGATTGCTTTTGCACAGCAAGGTGATGCGGATATTCAAAATGAATTGCTGGAGAAGTATCAGCCTTTTATTGCTAAGTGTGTTTCTGAAGTTTGCAAACGGTATATCGATGTGAAAAAGGATGACGAATTCAGTATTGGCCTGGCTGCATTTAATGAAGCAATACTTTCATATTCCCCGGAGAAAGGCAGTTCTTTTCTTTCTTTTTCCAAACTTGTTGTGAAAAGGAAAGTGATTGATTACATCCGGTATGTCCAAAAGACCCCTGTTGCTGCATCGCTTGATGAAAGTTATGATGAAGAACAGATGGAAAATCCGACTGAGATTGTGGCCGTGAAAGAAATTTATCAGAAGGAGCAGGAATCCTGGTATCGCAGGGAAGAAATATTTGATTTTCAGGAAAAACTGCGGACATTTAAACTGTCAATGGCAGAATTAACAGAGGTATCCCCCAAACACCGGGATGCGAGGGATTCAGCCATTTTGGTGGCGAAGATATTGTACAAGGATCCAATGTTGCGTCAATATGTGCAACAAAAGAAGAAACTGCCAATTAAAGACCTGGAAAAGAAAGTAGACGTCAGCAAAAAGACCCTGGAACGAAACAGGAAGTTCATCCTGGCAATATTTATCATATTGAGCGAGGACTATTTATATCTGAAGGAGTACCTAAAGGGGGTGGGTTAG
- a CDS encoding anti-sigma factor domain-containing protein, whose product MKKGIVMEKHRRYMIVMQSDGVFQKAPPMDKVAVGSEVTFEPLRARKRSYFYANNRNFSLKPVAMLCVLLLLLVPVYFMMGVNKTYAYVSIDINPSIELEINDELQVRSMNAVNDDGKEIIKQLADYKGKKLEEVITLIMQKSENNGLIKNGKNMLIGVSYALDKHDISVLDTVDKFFLKNGKGWKIATFVVPKEIHNLADEKEQSMGKVMVSKLNDPAYTGNKSTWMNDGEKAIINSFYNKKKDQAENVDTQENAKKKPESNESDDGSDTSELKETKADDDARHSDIENNKKQKAEWKNQKEAKGHQKGNPGKAKGHHKENRGKAHQKLLEKDNPGKAKGLHKDNPGKVKGHYKDNPGKAKGHHKDNPGKAKGHSKKKHPGKAKGHQKENPGQAKRYNIHLLRDISNRTQETLSNITDSILGKGFILHH is encoded by the coding sequence GTGAAAAAAGGGATTGTGATGGAGAAACACCGGCGCTACATGATTGTTATGCAAAGTGATGGTGTGTTTCAAAAGGCGCCGCCAATGGACAAAGTTGCTGTTGGTTCAGAAGTTACCTTTGAACCCCTTCGTGCCAGAAAACGTTCCTATTTTTATGCGAATAACAGAAACTTTTCATTAAAACCAGTAGCAATGCTATGTGTGCTGCTTTTATTACTTGTGCCTGTTTATTTTATGATGGGGGTCAATAAGACGTATGCATATGTCAGTATTGATATAAATCCGAGTATCGAACTGGAAATTAACGATGAATTGCAGGTTCGCTCCATGAATGCTGTCAACGATGACGGTAAGGAAATAATCAAGCAGCTGGCTGATTATAAGGGAAAGAAGCTTGAAGAAGTCATTACATTAATTATGCAAAAAAGTGAAAATAACGGTTTAATCAAGAATGGGAAGAATATGCTCATCGGGGTTAGCTATGCCCTGGATAAACACGATATATCTGTTTTAGACACGGTGGATAAGTTTTTCCTTAAAAATGGGAAGGGCTGGAAGATTGCCACTTTTGTTGTTCCAAAGGAAATCCACAATCTGGCAGATGAAAAAGAACAGTCTATGGGAAAGGTTATGGTATCGAAACTAAATGATCCGGCTTATACTGGCAATAAATCAACATGGATGAATGATGGAGAAAAAGCTATTATTAACTCATTTTATAATAAAAAGAAAGATCAAGCTGAAAATGTTGATACGCAAGAAAATGCGAAAAAAAAGCCTGAATCAAATGAATCAGATGACGGATCGGATACCAGCGAGCTAAAAGAAACAAAAGCCGATGATGACGCCCGCCACAGTGACATTGAAAACAATAAAAAGCAGAAAGCAGAATGGAAAAATCAGAAGGAAGCAAAAGGACACCAAAAAGGGAATCCTGGTAAAGCAAAGGGCCACCATAAGGAAAACCGGGGAAAAGCTCATCAAAAACTGCTGGAAAAAGATAACCCCGGTAAAGCAAAAGGACTCCATAAAGACAACCCGGGAAAAGTGAAGGGACATTATAAGGACAACCCTGGTAAGGCAAAGGGGCACCATAAAGATAATCCCGGAAAAGCGAAAGGGCATTCCAAAAAGAAACATCCGGGAAAAGCAAAAGGACACCAAAAAGAAAATCCCGGGCAGGCCAAGAGGTATAATATACATCTGCTTCGAGACATTTCAAATAGAACCCAGGAAACGCTGAGTAACATAACAGATAGCATCCTGGGAAAAGGTTTTATATTACATCATTAA
- a CDS encoding YhdB family protein, producing MDIPDYDKALFYTLWGQWDDLLVLMVRTEDDMLSKKIQHFLHAFHYSPDQTKIIESHDNLLYYIDHAMKHIPAAVMEV from the coding sequence ATGGATATACCGGATTACGACAAAGCCTTATTTTACACACTGTGGGGACAATGGGATGATTTGCTTGTGCTTATGGTTCGCACAGAAGATGACATGTTATCCAAAAAAATCCAACATTTTTTACATGCATTTCACTATTCACCAGATCAGACAAAAATCATCGAGTCACATGACAACCTTCTCTACTATATCGACCATGCAATGAAGCACATACCAGCGGCTGTTATGGAAGTATAG
- a CDS encoding YhcN/YlaJ family sporulation lipoprotein: MKWKILSIIAVLMLALAACANNDDNGNGNQDGQDNNNGDNNVENTRFNGDDMNNNDNGNRDNDNDNKYEVAEKAADKITNQIPEIDRAYVLKTDNNAYVAAGLDTNGDNDNNNNGNNMDDNNVADNDNDRNDIDDIGNNDGNGIGDDNNNGIANNGNNNGIGNDNGANNDDALTDDVKNRIAKIVKSVDGDIDNVYVSTNPDFFNLANNYADDAGNGDPVEGMFDQIGNMIERVFPQNKE; this comes from the coding sequence ATGAAGTGGAAAATTTTAAGTATAATTGCAGTATTGATGCTTGCTCTCGCAGCTTGCGCGAATAATGATGACAATGGCAATGGTAATCAGGATGGTCAGGACAATAATAATGGAGATAACAACGTTGAGAACACTCGATTTAACGGTGACGATATGAATAACAATGATAACGGTAATCGAGATAACGACAATGATAACAAATACGAGGTGGCTGAAAAAGCTGCAGATAAAATCACAAATCAAATTCCTGAAATTGATCGTGCCTACGTGTTAAAAACAGACAACAATGCCTATGTTGCAGCGGGGCTTGATACCAATGGGGATAACGACAATAACAATAACGGAAACAATATGGACGATAATAATGTTGCCGATAATGATAATGACAGAAACGACATTGATGATATTGGAAACAATGATGGTAATGGTATCGGCGACGACAATAATAATGGAATTGCTAACAACGGCAACAACAATGGAATTGGTAACGATAATGGAGCCAATAATGATGATGCCCTGACAGATGACGTGAAAAATCGTATCGCAAAAATCGTTAAGTCTGTTGATGGTGATATTGATAATGTGTATGTATCGACCAACCCTGATTTCTTTAACCTGGCCAATAATTATGCTGATGATGCCGGAAATGGTGATCCGGTTGAAGGAATGTTTGATCAGATCGGCAATATGATTGAGCGGGTTTTCCCACAAAATAAAGAATAG
- a CDS encoding class I SAM-dependent DNA methyltransferase — translation MGREFLGLFDSWAESYDDSVAGVDPQYKAVFESYDTILNEVSKCSYGNVLEFGVGTGNLTGKLIETGYDVIGVEPSRVMREKALVKLPELSLFEGDFLEYPAFEKPVHTIVSTYAFHHLTDAEKEKALKQYTKLHPSMRKIVFADTVFETDEHQQEMIKRAEMKGFTDLAEDLQREYYSTIPEMQRIFTTAGFRVTFEQMNEFVWLMSAVRETE, via the coding sequence ATGGGTCGTGAGTTTTTAGGGTTGTTTGACTCGTGGGCTGAATCGTATGATGACAGCGTGGCTGGGGTTGATCCGCAGTACAAGGCTGTATTTGAAAGTTATGATACAATTTTAAATGAGGTCAGCAAGTGTTCCTATGGGAATGTGCTTGAATTTGGAGTAGGAACTGGCAATTTAACCGGTAAATTAATTGAAACGGGTTATGATGTCATCGGTGTGGAACCATCCAGGGTGATGCGGGAAAAAGCTCTTGTGAAATTACCCGAATTATCTTTGTTTGAAGGGGATTTTTTGGAATATCCTGCTTTTGAAAAACCGGTGCATACGATTGTCAGTACTTATGCGTTTCATCATTTAACCGATGCCGAAAAGGAAAAAGCACTTAAACAATATACGAAACTTCATCCTTCCATGCGAAAAATTGTTTTTGCCGATACAGTGTTTGAAACGGATGAACATCAGCAGGAAATGATAAAACGTGCGGAAATGAAAGGATTTACCGATCTTGCTGAAGACCTGCAGCGGGAGTACTATTCAACTATTCCGGAAATGCAGCGTATTTTTACAACCGCTGGATTTCGTGTTACGTTTGAACAAATGAATGAATTTGTTTGGCTGATGAGTGCAGTTCGTGAAACTGAATAA
- a CDS encoding S-ribosylhomocysteine lyase: protein MAKKMNVESFNLDHTKVKAPYVRLVGVTSGGSGDKVYKYDIRFKQPNQEHMDMPGLHSIEHLMAENIRNHMDNVLDIGPMGCQTGFYLAILNNDNYDEVLDALEKTLHDVLDAQEVPACNEVQCGWAANHSLEGAQNIAKDMLAKRDEWHQVFAE, encoded by the coding sequence ATGGCAAAAAAAATGAATGTAGAAAGTTTCAACCTTGATCATACAAAAGTTAAAGCACCATATGTCCGTCTTGTTGGAGTAACATCCGGTGGCAGCGGTGATAAAGTTTATAAGTACGATATCCGTTTTAAACAGCCAAATCAGGAACATATGGATATGCCTGGCCTGCACTCCATTGAACACTTAATGGCGGAAAATATCCGCAATCATATGGACAATGTGCTTGATATCGGGCCGATGGGCTGTCAAACAGGTTTTTATTTAGCAATTTTAAATAATGATAATTACGATGAAGTTTTAGATGCATTGGAGAAGACGCTGCATGATGTGCTGGATGCGCAAGAAGTTCCGGCATGTAACGAAGTTCAGTGCGGCTGGGCAGCAAATCACAGCCTTGAAGGTGCACAGAACATTGCCAAAGATATGCTGGCAAAACGTGATGAGTGGCACCAGGTATTCGCGGAATAA
- a CDS encoding PLP-dependent cysteine synthase family protein — MKYNSVQQLIGNTPLVEITQFPLPEGVRLYAKLEFYNPGGSVKDRLGVELINDALESGKLKAGGTIIEPTAGNTGIGLALAAIGKDLSVMFCVPEQFSIEKQQLMRALGAEIVHTPSEEGMRGAIDKTEELLNEIPNSFSPRQFGNPANPRTYYKTLAPELLKDLQDELDVFVAGAGSSGTFMGTAAYLKEKNSTVKSVIVEPEGSIIAGGEPGSHKTEGIGMEFFPEFFDRSLVDAVHTISDEDAFNMVKQLAAKEGLMVGSSSGSALAAALREASIAEPGTTIAVIFPDGSDRYLSKDIYTNE, encoded by the coding sequence ATGAAGTATAATTCTGTTCAACAATTGATTGGCAATACGCCACTGGTAGAAATAACCCAATTCCCCCTTCCAGAGGGGGTTCGTTTGTATGCAAAGCTGGAGTTTTATAATCCTGGCGGCAGTGTAAAGGACCGGCTTGGTGTTGAATTAATTAATGATGCACTGGAAAGCGGAAAGTTAAAAGCGGGTGGTACAATCATTGAACCGACAGCAGGTAATACGGGGATCGGTTTGGCGCTTGCTGCAATCGGCAAAGATCTGTCAGTTATGTTTTGTGTGCCTGAGCAGTTCAGTATTGAAAAGCAGCAGCTTATGCGTGCCCTTGGTGCTGAAATTGTGCATACACCGAGTGAAGAAGGCATGCGCGGTGCAATTGATAAAACCGAGGAACTGTTGAATGAAATTCCAAACAGTTTTTCGCCCCGGCAATTTGGTAATCCTGCTAATCCAAGAACATATTATAAAACGCTTGCACCGGAACTATTAAAGGACCTGCAGGATGAACTGGATGTTTTTGTGGCAGGAGCTGGTTCGAGTGGGACGTTTATGGGAACAGCGGCATATTTGAAGGAAAAAAATTCAACCGTGAAATCTGTAATCGTTGAACCAGAAGGGTCCATTATTGCTGGTGGTGAACCCGGTTCGCATAAAACAGAAGGAATCGGGATGGAATTCTTTCCGGAATTTTTTGACCGATCGTTGGTCGATGCTGTTCATACGATTTCTGACGAGGATGCGTTTAATATGGTCAAACAATTGGCTGCCAAAGAAGGATTAATGGTTGGAAGTTCGTCAGGTTCAGCGCTGGCTGCAGCATTACGGGAAGCAAGCATTGCAGAACCGGGAACAACAATTGCCGTTATTTTTCCTGATGGCAGTGACCGATATTTAAGTAAAGATATTTATACAAATGAATGA
- a CDS encoding bifunctional cystathionine gamma-lyase/homocysteine desulfhydrase — protein MRSKTKMIHGGTTGDERTGAVSVPIYQVSTYKQDSVGKHRGYEYSRTGNPTREALETVIAELENGKRGFAFGSGMAAITSIMMLFDSGDHVVMTDDVYGGTYRLVTNVLDRFNLKHTYTDTSKAENVEAAINEHTKALYIETPTNPLLKITDLKKMAEIAKKHDLILIVDNTFATPYWQQPLDLGADIVLHSATKYIGGHSDVVAGLVAVNSDKLGDDIHFIQNSAGGVLGPQDSWLLMRGIKTLALRMEAIEQNTAKLVEFLQKHEKVSTIYYPGLESHAGHDIAKQQADGFGGMLSFDVGSGEEAEKVLGRVKYYTLAESLGAVESLISVPAKMTHASIPADRRAELGITDGLIRVSVGIEDADDLIEDLEQALK, from the coding sequence ATGCGTTCAAAAACCAAAATGATTCATGGTGGCACAACTGGGGATGAACGGACTGGTGCTGTTTCAGTCCCGATTTACCAGGTAAGTACGTATAAACAGGATTCGGTTGGAAAACACCGAGGTTATGAATATTCCCGGACTGGAAACCCAACACGAGAGGCTTTGGAAACAGTAATTGCGGAACTTGAAAATGGAAAAAGAGGATTTGCGTTCGGTTCCGGTATGGCAGCGATAACTTCGATTATGATGCTGTTTGATTCCGGGGACCATGTTGTTATGACAGATGATGTATACGGTGGCACGTATCGGCTTGTCACAAACGTGCTGGATCGTTTTAACCTGAAACACACATATACGGATACAAGTAAAGCAGAAAACGTGGAAGCAGCAATAAATGAGCATACAAAAGCTTTGTATATTGAAACGCCGACAAATCCACTGCTTAAAATTACGGATCTTAAAAAGATGGCGGAAATCGCCAAAAAGCATGATCTTATCTTAATTGTTGATAATACATTTGCGACTCCATACTGGCAGCAGCCGCTTGATTTGGGCGCAGATATCGTGTTGCACAGTGCTACTAAATATATCGGAGGTCACAGTGATGTTGTCGCAGGGCTTGTCGCAGTAAATTCCGATAAATTAGGCGATGACATTCATTTCATCCAAAATTCAGCCGGGGGGGTTCTCGGGCCACAGGATTCCTGGCTGCTTATGCGCGGTATTAAAACACTTGCACTAAGAATGGAAGCAATTGAACAGAATACAGCTAAACTCGTTGAATTTTTGCAAAAGCATGAGAAGGTCTCCACTATTTATTATCCGGGATTGGAATCACATGCCGGCCACGACATTGCAAAGCAACAGGCTGACGGTTTTGGCGGAATGCTTTCATTCGATGTCGGCAGTGGAGAAGAAGCTGAAAAGGTCCTTGGCAGGGTAAAATATTATACTCTCGCCGAAAGCCTTGGAGCCGTGGAAAGTCTTATTTCCGTGCCCGCAAAAATGACGCATGCATCGATACCGGCTGACAGGCGAGCTGAACTTGGCATAACAGATGGATTGATTCGCGTCTCTGTTGGAATTGAAGATGCGGACGATCTCATTGAAGACCTGGAACAAGCATTGAAATAG
- a CDS encoding dipeptidase: MSEKTLQYLAENREQLITKLNEFLSIPSVSTDSIHKDDISKAAGFLETYLNEIGFDKVERQETGGHPLVYAEYNQAGPDAPTVLFYGHYDVQPVDPIEQWKSDPFKPEVREGRLYARGSSDDKGQVFMHLAVFEALMKTDGKLPLNVKVCIEGEEEIGSENLYKMLQQKKEQFSADFAVISDSGMVAENQPTILYGLKGFTGIEINVTGPDHDLHSGMYGGAIRNPLMALTHILATMKNVDEVVTVDGFYDGVEPLTDHERALIREVDGEDYRKSTGVSETASEKGYTAKEHTMGRPTFEINGMFGGYQGEGTKTIIPSAATAKITCRLVPGQDPEHVQQLLEQHIQRVVPSGVTVEVKKEKLSAKAYKVEPDHPLIKKAAQSYTEAFGKETVYVRMGGSIPVVEWIEDIYNVPIVLLGFGTPDDRLHSPNESFPLDSFDKGMVTLVHYWDKVNN, encoded by the coding sequence ATGAGTGAAAAAACGCTGCAGTATTTAGCTGAAAATCGTGAACAGCTGATAACTAAATTAAATGAATTTTTATCAATCCCCAGTGTGAGTACGGATAGCATACATAAAGATGACATCAGCAAAGCAGCCGGTTTCCTGGAAACATATTTGAATGAAATCGGCTTTGATAAAGTGGAGCGACAGGAAACCGGCGGACATCCGCTTGTTTACGCTGAATATAATCAGGCAGGGCCTGACGCACCTACTGTTTTATTTTATGGACACTACGATGTGCAGCCTGTTGATCCGATTGAGCAGTGGAAAAGTGACCCATTCAAGCCCGAAGTAAGGGAAGGACGATTGTACGCACGTGGATCAAGTGACGATAAAGGGCAGGTCTTTATGCATCTGGCAGTATTCGAAGCACTTATGAAAACAGATGGGAAACTGCCATTAAATGTGAAGGTGTGTATTGAAGGAGAAGAGGAGATTGGCAGTGAAAATCTGTATAAAATGCTGCAACAGAAAAAAGAACAGTTTTCCGCGGATTTTGCAGTGATTTCTGATTCCGGTATGGTTGCTGAAAATCAGCCGACAATCCTATATGGACTAAAAGGCTTTACCGGTATCGAAATAAATGTAACCGGACCTGATCATGATTTGCATTCTGGAATGTATGGCGGTGCAATCCGGAATCCGTTGATGGCACTGACTCATATTTTGGCGACAATGAAGAATGTGGATGAAGTGGTGACAGTAGATGGTTTTTATGACGGTGTCGAGCCGCTTACAGATCATGAAAGAGCTTTAATCCGGGAAGTAGACGGCGAAGACTACCGCAAATCCACAGGTGTGTCTGAGACGGCTTCAGAAAAAGGATACACTGCAAAAGAACATACAATGGGACGTCCAACATTTGAAATAAACGGTATGTTCGGCGGATATCAGGGTGAAGGTACGAAGACGATTATTCCATCGGCTGCAACAGCCAAAATTACTTGCCGGCTTGTTCCGGGTCAGGATCCGGAACACGTTCAACAGTTGTTGGAGCAGCATATTCAAAGAGTAGTGCCATCCGGCGTAACAGTTGAGGTAAAAAAAGAAAAACTCTCTGCCAAAGCATATAAAGTTGAGCCGGACCATCCATTAATTAAAAAAGCGGCACAGAGTTACACGGAAGCATTTGGTAAAGAAACTGTTTATGTGCGAATGGGAGGCTCAATTCCGGTGGTGGAATGGATTGAAGATATTTATAATGTCCCGATTGTACTGCTTGGATTCGGCACACCGGATGACCGACTGCATTCACCGAATGAAAGTTTCCCGCTCGACAGTTTTGATAAAGGTATGGTAACACTTGTCCATTATTGGGATAAGGTAAACAATTAA
- a CDS encoding C39 family peptidase gives MHEPKKEVKSMTDDQSVSKTVLDVPLINQMAPPQIYNGCEVTSLAMVLNYHDYNVTKSELANQIPRVPLTYENGLKGNPNKGFVGDMEDGPGLTVYHGPIYNLAANYAGSKAVDLTGKPAEVIFQYVAEGMPVWVITTTNSVPVNNFQTWNTPSGKMEVTFSVHSVVVTGFDENHVYINNPYGSKNQQLSKENFIAAWEQMGSQAVTIKN, from the coding sequence ATGCATGAGCCAAAAAAAGAGGTGAAATCGATGACTGACGATCAGTCTGTTTCCAAAACAGTACTGGACGTTCCATTGATTAATCAAATGGCCCCACCACAAATTTATAACGGGTGTGAGGTTACCAGCCTGGCGATGGTATTAAATTATCACGATTACAACGTCACGAAATCAGAACTTGCCAACCAAATTCCCCGTGTTCCATTAACCTATGAAAATGGACTGAAAGGGAATCCAAACAAGGGATTTGTTGGTGACATGGAAGACGGACCGGGGCTTACTGTTTATCATGGCCCAATTTATAACCTTGCTGCTAATTATGCCGGAAGCAAGGCTGTTGATTTGACCGGTAAACCGGCTGAAGTTATTTTTCAGTATGTTGCAGAGGGCATGCCGGTATGGGTTATTACAACAACTAACAGTGTGCCGGTAAACAATTTTCAGACATGGAATACACCATCAGGTAAAATGGAAGTTACATTTAGTGTACATAGCGTTGTTGTTACAGGATTTGATGAAAATCATGTATATATCAATAACCCTTATGGATCAAAAAACCAGCAGTTGTCAAAGGAAAACTTTATAGCAGCATGGGAGCAAATGGGAAGCCAGGCGGTCACCATCAAAAATTAG
- a CDS encoding (S)-benzoin forming benzil reductase — protein MRYGIVTGVSKGLGESVAKILMEAGIHVIGISRSINDSLNEIARQNNVSFHHFTCDLGDVDAIEETFGHMSSLIFSEEPSSVYLVNNAAVLDPIDKSMNLDSHGLAYHVKVNSLAPMVLTNLFLEKATEKDVPLIGATITSGAAERPVYGWSAYCSTKASINMYTKTAALEQDELKTRNKVIAFSPGVMDTQMQEKIRASNKDEFIEVDTFKGYKNKNLLKDTDAIGGVLVDILTDESSVENGKIYNVKDYF, from the coding sequence ATGAGGTATGGAATCGTAACAGGAGTGTCAAAGGGGTTAGGTGAATCCGTTGCAAAAATATTAATGGAAGCAGGTATTCATGTAATTGGTATTTCGCGCAGTATAAATGATTCCCTGAACGAAATAGCCCGGCAAAATAATGTCTCGTTTCATCATTTTACGTGTGACCTGGGAGATGTGGATGCCATTGAGGAGACGTTCGGGCATATGAGCAGCCTGATTTTTTCAGAAGAACCTTCGTCGGTTTATCTGGTTAATAATGCGGCAGTGCTTGACCCCATTGACAAGTCTATGAATCTTGACAGTCATGGGCTTGCTTATCACGTAAAGGTGAATTCACTTGCGCCGATGGTTTTGACAAATCTGTTTTTGGAAAAGGCAACCGAAAAAGATGTGCCGTTGATTGGGGCAACTATAACTTCTGGTGCAGCTGAACGGCCAGTTTATGGCTGGAGTGCGTATTGCTCTACAAAAGCGAGTATTAATATGTACACGAAGACAGCAGCACTGGAGCAGGATGAACTGAAAACACGGAATAAAGTGATTGCATTCAGTCCCGGAGTCATGGATACACAAATGCAGGAAAAGATCCGGGCCAGCAATAAAGATGAATTCATTGAAGTGGACACGTTCAAAGGTTATAAAAATAAAAACTTGCTGAAAGATACAGATGCGATCGGTGGGGTTCTTGTTGATATTTTAACCGATGAATCAAGTGTTGAGAATGGTAAAATTTATAATGTAAAAGATTATTTTTAA
- a CDS encoding YjcZ family sporulation protein: MGESYGHGGSGFALIVVLFILLIIVGTAYTGGYGYGGY; the protein is encoded by the coding sequence ATGGGTGAAAGTTATGGCCACGGCGGATCAGGTTTTGCGCTGATTGTCGTATTGTTTATTTTGCTGATCATAGTTGGTACTGCTTATACAGGCGGTTATGGCTACGGAGGCTATTAA
- the map gene encoding type I methionyl aminopeptidase, translating into MITRKSKREIEKMRAAGDLLVKCHKEIAKMIKPGITTMEIDTFVEKFLAEHGATPEQKGFSGYPYAICASINDEICHGFPREEKLQDGDIVTIDMVVNLNGGLADSAWTYPVGNIDDKAKKLLEVSKVSLDKGIEQAQAGSRIGDIGHAIQTYAEGEGFAVVRDFTGHGIGPTIHEDPHIPHFGLPNKGVRLKEGMVITIEPMINEGSWQSKMDSNNWTARTVDKGRSAQYEHTVVVTKDGPVLLTDQDN; encoded by the coding sequence ATGATAACACGAAAAAGTAAACGTGAAATTGAGAAAATGCGTGCAGCGGGTGATTTGCTCGTAAAATGTCATAAAGAGATTGCGAAAATGATTAAACCGGGAATCACTACGATGGAAATTGATACATTTGTGGAAAAGTTTTTGGCTGAACATGGAGCAACACCGGAACAAAAAGGGTTCAGCGGATATCCATATGCAATTTGTGCATCAATTAATGATGAAATCTGTCATGGTTTCCCACGCGAGGAGAAATTGCAAGATGGTGACATTGTTACAATTGATATGGTTGTGAACTTGAATGGCGGCTTAGCTGACTCGGCTTGGACCTATCCGGTTGGAAATATTGATGACAAAGCTAAAAAACTGCTGGAAGTATCCAAAGTATCCCTTGATAAAGGCATTGAACAAGCCCAGGCAGGGAGCAGAATCGGCGATATCGGGCACGCCATCCAAACATATGCGGAAGGGGAAGGTTTCGCCGTGGTACGTGACTTTACTGGTCATGGCATCGGACCGACCATTCACGAAGACCCGCATATTCCACATTTCGGACTGCCGAATAAAGGGGTTCGATTGAAAGAGGGAATGGTCATTACAATTGAACCGATGATTAATGAAGGAAGCTGGCAAAGTAAGATGGATTCCAACAACTGGACAGCACGCACGGTTGATAAAGGCCGTTCAGCGCAATACGAGCATACGGTTGTTGTTACCAAAGACGGTCCGGTATTGCTGACGGATCAGGATAACTAA